The following coding sequences are from one Candidatus Eisenbacteria bacterium window:
- the ltaE gene encoding low-specificity L-threonine aldolase, which translates to MIDLRSDTVTKPTAGMREAIARAEVGDDVFDEDPTIHRLQERVASLLGKEDALLVPSGTMANTTAVLTHTERGDEVIAEEGAHVFNYESASSAAFGGLQFRTIPTAAGSFTREQMIEKIRLSNLHHPRTRLVCMENTHNRAGGTIYPIEEMRRIGAACRERGIRVHLDGARLWNASVASRIPMAEYAASADSVSVCLSKGLGAPVGSLVSGTREFVARARKTRKMLGGGMRQAGVLAAAGLYAIEHHVDRLAEDHENARLLARTLDGIRGVRVDLATVHTNIVIADVRDHPLGETGIVEKMKEKGVLFLAIGPGRLRLVTHLDVSRSQVEEACALLSKALS; encoded by the coding sequence ATGATCGATCTTCGAAGCGACACGGTCACGAAGCCGACCGCCGGCATGCGCGAGGCGATCGCTCGCGCGGAAGTGGGGGACGATGTTTTCGACGAGGACCCGACGATCCATCGCCTGCAGGAGCGCGTCGCTTCCCTTCTTGGGAAAGAGGACGCGCTCCTCGTGCCGAGCGGAACGATGGCGAACACGACGGCGGTCCTCACCCACACGGAGAGGGGAGACGAGGTGATCGCGGAAGAGGGAGCGCACGTCTTCAACTACGAGAGCGCCTCCTCGGCCGCGTTCGGCGGTCTTCAGTTCCGGACGATCCCGACGGCGGCGGGGTCCTTCACCCGCGAACAGATGATCGAGAAGATCCGCTTGTCGAACCTCCACCATCCGCGAACGCGGCTCGTCTGCATGGAGAACACTCACAACCGGGCGGGGGGAACGATCTATCCGATCGAGGAGATGCGTCGGATCGGCGCCGCTTGCCGGGAGAGAGGGATCCGCGTGCATCTCGACGGCGCGCGCCTCTGGAACGCGTCGGTGGCATCGAGAATCCCGATGGCGGAGTACGCCGCCTCCGCCGACTCGGTCTCCGTGTGCCTCTCGAAGGGGCTCGGCGCGCCGGTCGGGTCGCTCGTCTCGGGGACGAGGGAGTTCGTCGCGCGCGCGCGGAAGACTCGGAAGATGCTCGGCGGCGGCATGCGGCAGGCAGGCGTCCTCGCGGCGGCGGGGCTCTACGCGATCGAGCACCACGTCGATCGGCTCGCCGAAGATCACGAGAACGCGCGGCTCCTCGCCCGGACCCTCGACGGGATTCGCGGGGTTCGCGTCGACCTCGCGACCGTGCATACGAACATCGTCATCGCGGACGTGCGGGATCATCCGCTCGGCGAGACGGGGATCGTCGAGAAGATGAAGGAGAAAGGCGTCCTCTTCCTCGCGATCGGACCGGGACGCCTCCGTCTCGTCACGCATCTTGATGTCTCAAGATCTCAGGTGGAAGAGGCCTGCGCTCTCCTGTCGAAGGCGCTTTCGTAA
- a CDS encoding CDP-alcohol phosphatidyltransferase family protein, producing the protein MCALVSKEGKQRLRSFADPLAGLFVRARVHPNVLTVAGFLLAVAAGYLLGLGHLRSGAIVFLAGGLFDMLDGAVARASGKGSRFGAFFDSTVDRYAEIVPYLGLSFWMRADSLFFLPFLVITGSLMVSYTRARIEGLGGTCEVGLLERPERIVLLFLGLLLGGRALTVALVLLAAGSHFTAFQRMRHARRVL; encoded by the coding sequence ATGTGCGCGCTCGTCAGCAAGGAAGGAAAGCAGCGCCTGCGGTCCTTCGCGGATCCGTTGGCGGGTCTTTTCGTTCGCGCGCGCGTGCACCCGAACGTGCTCACGGTCGCCGGGTTTCTCCTCGCGGTCGCCGCGGGGTATCTTCTAGGACTCGGTCATCTTCGCTCGGGAGCGATCGTCTTCCTCGCGGGCGGCCTCTTCGACATGCTCGACGGAGCGGTGGCGCGCGCCTCCGGAAAGGGGTCGCGCTTCGGGGCGTTCTTCGACTCGACGGTCGACCGTTACGCGGAGATCGTTCCGTATCTCGGGCTCTCCTTTTGGATGCGCGCCGACTCCCTCTTCTTTCTCCCGTTTCTCGTCATCACCGGTTCGCTCATGGTGAGCTACACGCGCGCGCGCATCGAGGGTCTCGGCGGGACGTGCGAGGTCGGGCTCCTCGAGAGGCCGGAGCGGATCGTGCTTCTTTTCCTCGGCCTTCTCCTCGGCGGCCGCGCGCTCACGGTCGCGCTCGTCCTCCTCGCGGCCGGCTCGCATTTCACCGCGTTTCAGCGGATGCGCCACGCCCGGCGGGTCCTGTAG
- the rsmI gene encoding 16S rRNA (cytidine(1402)-2'-O)-methyltransferase, with amino-acid sequence MREDRKAPGTLFLVGTPIGNMGDLSPRARETLESVSRIAAEDTRRTGLLLSRIGVRTPMASFHAHNEAKRIPEILARLARGESVAVVSDAGNPGISDPAERLVRAAVESGFAIVPIPGPSAFVAALVASGLPSGSFVFEGYLPSRASARREALRALRSERRTILLHESPKRVAALLDDVRDVLGDRRVVLAREITKKFEEFARGTAGELLARLRERAPKGEFVVVVEGAPPGEPLEASRVLGIVREEIAAGRTLRDAVRAAARIARWKEQEVYRLASEGSPFDAPSHEAEQESGSGPKKSPVSEADRFVRYVILLTIVRPELLCEDLVRAHVAHLKRIEERGHLELCGPFADKRGGIVILRGVTEEDARTLAEADPFVSSGADRYELRRLDLSSRDNDHMGMG; translated from the coding sequence TTGAGGGAGGATCGAAAGGCGCCGGGGACGCTTTTCCTCGTCGGAACGCCGATCGGGAACATGGGCGATCTCTCGCCGCGCGCGCGGGAGACGCTGGAGAGCGTTTCGCGGATCGCGGCGGAGGACACGAGGAGGACCGGTCTTCTTCTCTCGAGAATCGGCGTCCGGACGCCGATGGCCTCGTTTCACGCCCACAACGAAGCGAAGCGGATTCCGGAGATCCTCGCGCGTCTCGCGCGCGGGGAGAGCGTCGCGGTGGTCTCGGACGCCGGGAACCCGGGGATCTCCGATCCGGCGGAGCGGCTCGTGCGCGCGGCCGTGGAGAGCGGCTTCGCGATTGTTCCGATTCCGGGTCCGAGCGCGTTCGTCGCGGCGCTCGTCGCCTCCGGCCTCCCCTCCGGTTCCTTCGTGTTCGAAGGATATCTTCCGAGCCGCGCGAGCGCCCGGCGCGAAGCGCTTCGCGCGCTCCGAAGCGAACGAAGGACGATCCTCCTTCACGAATCGCCGAAGCGCGTGGCGGCGCTTCTCGATGATGTTCGGGACGTGCTCGGCGACCGCCGCGTCGTTCTCGCGCGCGAGATCACGAAGAAGTTCGAGGAGTTCGCGCGCGGGACCGCGGGGGAGCTTCTCGCGCGTCTTCGCGAGCGAGCGCCGAAGGGGGAGTTCGTCGTCGTCGTCGAGGGGGCGCCGCCCGGCGAGCCGCTCGAAGCGTCAAGAGTTCTCGGCATCGTGCGCGAGGAAATCGCCGCCGGCCGCACGCTCCGCGACGCGGTCCGCGCCGCCGCCCGCATCGCTCGTTGGAAGGAGCAAGAGGTGTATCGGCTCGCGAGCGAGGGGAGCCCGTTCGATGCTCCCTCTCATGAAGCGGAACAGGAGAGCGGATCGGGGCCGAAAAAATCACCGGTGTCCGAAGCGGATCGTTTCGTCCGCTACGTGATCCTTCTCACGATCGTCCGTCCCGAGCTTCTCTGCGAGGACCTCGTTCGCGCGCACGTGGCTCACCTGAAGCGGATCGAGGAACGTGGTCATCTCGAGCTGTGCGGGCCGTTCGCGGACAAGAGAGGGGGGATCGTGATCCTCCGCGGCGTGACCGAGGAGGATGCGCGCACTCTCGCCGAAGCGGATCCCTTCGTCTCTTCCGGAGCCGATCGCTACGAGCTCCGACGGCTCGATCTCTCCTCCCGCGACAACGACCACATGGGGATGGGATAG